The Xiphophorus hellerii strain 12219 chromosome 22, Xiphophorus_hellerii-4.1, whole genome shotgun sequence genome has a window encoding:
- the zfp36l2 gene encoding mRNA decay activator protein ZFP36L2 isoform X1, producing the protein MKDGVRQQIWGRDMSATVLSTFYDMDMLYKQEKSMNMNALHINSMLDKKAVGAPVASSFTPGFFRRNSTSNLEAMSNGNKYSLGSYSSCMKENSPVGGGGATALMNKENKFRDRAYSETGDRGVLQQKPASQINSTRYKTELCRPFEENGSCKYGEKCQFAHGYHELRSLTRHPKYKTEPCRTFHTIGFCPYGPRCHFIHNADERRPAPPANANVQAAEPRGYSPQQQPQQLRPKLHHSLSFSGFSTHHGLESPLLDSPTSRTPPPPTSASSCTSASSFYDDVLSPSSMPCINSAFSFPGQDLKALLAPLAVHSPAGYANNHSGGVGGSFYGNAPSSVSLQALRRLSESPVFEPPPSPPDSLSDRESYASGSLSSSGSLSGSESPILDAGRRLPIFSRLSISDD; encoded by the exons ATGAAAGACGGAGTGCGGCAGCAGATTTGGGGAAGAGACATGTCAGCGACGGTCCTGTCCACTTTCTACGACATGGACATGCTTTACAAG CAGGAGAAAAGCATGAACATGAACGCCCTCCACATCAACAGCATGCTGGATAAGAAGGCGGTGGGCGCTCCGGTCGCCAGCTCCTTCACGCCGGGATTTTTCCGGAGAAACTCCACCAGCAACTTGGAGGCAATGAGCAACGGCAACAAGTACTCGCTGGGCTCGTACAGCAGCTGCATGAAGGAGAACTCCCCGGTTGGCGGCGGCGGCGCCACGGCCCTCATGAACAAGGAGAACAAGTTCCGCGACCGCGCCTACAGCGAGACCGGAGACCGGGGCGTGCTGCAGCAGAAGCCCGCCTCGCAGATCAACTCCACCCGATACAAAACCGAGCTGTGCCGGCCCTTCGAGGAGAACGGGTCGTGCAAATACGGGGAGAAGTGTCAGTTCGCCCACGGCTACCACGAGCTGCGGAGCCTGACGCGCCACCCGAAGTACAAAACGGAGCCGTGTCGCACCTTCCACACCATCGGCTTCTGCCCCTACGGTCCCCGGTGTCACTTCATCCACAACGCGGACGAGCGGCGGCCCGCCCCGCCGGCCAACGCCAACGTGCAGGCGGCGGAGCCCCGCGGCTACAGCCcgcagcagcagccgcagcagctCCGACCAAAGCTCCACCACAGCCTCAGCTTCTCCGGCTTCTCCACCCACCACGGACTCGAATCGCCGCTGCTCGACAGCCCCACATCCCGGACCCCGCCGCCCCCGACCTCCGCTTCGTCTTGCACCTCCGCCTCCAGCTTCTACGACGACGTGCTGTCGCCCAGCTCCATGCCGTGCATCAACAGCGCCTTCTCCTTCCCCGGGCAGGACCTGAAAGCCTTGCTGGCCCCGCTGGCGGTGCACTCCCCGGCCGGCTACGCCAACAACCACTCCGGCGGCGTTGGCGGCAGCTTCTACGGGAACGCGCCGAGCAGCGTGAGCCTCCAGGCGCTGCGCCGCCTCAGCGAGTCGCCGGTGTTCGAGCCCCCGCCCAGCCCGCCGGACTCGCTCTCAGACCGGGAGAGCTACGCGAGCGGGTCCCTCAGCTCTTCCGGGAGCCTGAGCGGCTCCGAGTCCCCGATTCTTGACGCTGGAAGGCGTCTGCCAATCTTCAGCAGGCTGTCGATTTCAGATGActaa
- the zfp36l2 gene encoding mRNA decay activator protein ZFP36L2 isoform X2, which produces MKDGVRQQIWGRDMSATVLSTFYDMDMLYKEKSMNMNALHINSMLDKKAVGAPVASSFTPGFFRRNSTSNLEAMSNGNKYSLGSYSSCMKENSPVGGGGATALMNKENKFRDRAYSETGDRGVLQQKPASQINSTRYKTELCRPFEENGSCKYGEKCQFAHGYHELRSLTRHPKYKTEPCRTFHTIGFCPYGPRCHFIHNADERRPAPPANANVQAAEPRGYSPQQQPQQLRPKLHHSLSFSGFSTHHGLESPLLDSPTSRTPPPPTSASSCTSASSFYDDVLSPSSMPCINSAFSFPGQDLKALLAPLAVHSPAGYANNHSGGVGGSFYGNAPSSVSLQALRRLSESPVFEPPPSPPDSLSDRESYASGSLSSSGSLSGSESPILDAGRRLPIFSRLSISDD; this is translated from the exons ATGAAAGACGGAGTGCGGCAGCAGATTTGGGGAAGAGACATGTCAGCGACGGTCCTGTCCACTTTCTACGACATGGACATGCTTTACAAG GAGAAAAGCATGAACATGAACGCCCTCCACATCAACAGCATGCTGGATAAGAAGGCGGTGGGCGCTCCGGTCGCCAGCTCCTTCACGCCGGGATTTTTCCGGAGAAACTCCACCAGCAACTTGGAGGCAATGAGCAACGGCAACAAGTACTCGCTGGGCTCGTACAGCAGCTGCATGAAGGAGAACTCCCCGGTTGGCGGCGGCGGCGCCACGGCCCTCATGAACAAGGAGAACAAGTTCCGCGACCGCGCCTACAGCGAGACCGGAGACCGGGGCGTGCTGCAGCAGAAGCCCGCCTCGCAGATCAACTCCACCCGATACAAAACCGAGCTGTGCCGGCCCTTCGAGGAGAACGGGTCGTGCAAATACGGGGAGAAGTGTCAGTTCGCCCACGGCTACCACGAGCTGCGGAGCCTGACGCGCCACCCGAAGTACAAAACGGAGCCGTGTCGCACCTTCCACACCATCGGCTTCTGCCCCTACGGTCCCCGGTGTCACTTCATCCACAACGCGGACGAGCGGCGGCCCGCCCCGCCGGCCAACGCCAACGTGCAGGCGGCGGAGCCCCGCGGCTACAGCCcgcagcagcagccgcagcagctCCGACCAAAGCTCCACCACAGCCTCAGCTTCTCCGGCTTCTCCACCCACCACGGACTCGAATCGCCGCTGCTCGACAGCCCCACATCCCGGACCCCGCCGCCCCCGACCTCCGCTTCGTCTTGCACCTCCGCCTCCAGCTTCTACGACGACGTGCTGTCGCCCAGCTCCATGCCGTGCATCAACAGCGCCTTCTCCTTCCCCGGGCAGGACCTGAAAGCCTTGCTGGCCCCGCTGGCGGTGCACTCCCCGGCCGGCTACGCCAACAACCACTCCGGCGGCGTTGGCGGCAGCTTCTACGGGAACGCGCCGAGCAGCGTGAGCCTCCAGGCGCTGCGCCGCCTCAGCGAGTCGCCGGTGTTCGAGCCCCCGCCCAGCCCGCCGGACTCGCTCTCAGACCGGGAGAGCTACGCGAGCGGGTCCCTCAGCTCTTCCGGGAGCCTGAGCGGCTCCGAGTCCCCGATTCTTGACGCTGGAAGGCGTCTGCCAATCTTCAGCAGGCTGTCGATTTCAGATGActaa